One stretch of Numenius arquata chromosome 8, bNumArq3.hap1.1, whole genome shotgun sequence DNA includes these proteins:
- the CMTR2 gene encoding cap-specific mRNA (nucleoside-2'-O-)-methyltransferase 2, translated as MNKCKKPYVDQTTNLEKFSPEILSEIEKLFAKKFTYTKPMNNEWHLPDPSDAFTCDHKEFNSLLALKDSMNEVKNQLSDKNLDEWHQHTSFTNKAGKIIPHVKKSLNAELCTQAWCKFHEILCSFPLLPEEALQDGELNSVHLCEAPGAFIASLNHYLKSHHVPCDWNWVANTLNPYHEANDTLMMIMDDRLIANTLPWWYFGPDNTGDVMTLKHLTGLQNFVSNMATVHLVTADGSFDCQGNPGEQEALVSPLHYCETVTALMILGTGGSFVLKMFTLFEHCSTNLLFLLNCSFEEVHVFKPATSKAGNSEAYVICLRYMGRESIHLLLSKMIQNFGTEMVNKALFPQHTLPESFLKIHEECCMFFHKCQVETISENIHLFEHMEEAEQAKLNKLRDCAVEFFMQRFHMKPIARNNWLVKKSQTGCSMNAKWFGQRNKYFSTYNERKMLETLTWNDKVAKGYFNHWAEEHSLNNAGKLCILEGSSSNLECSLWYILEGKRLPVVKCSPFCDSQVLENLNEAMTELVGGRLKNRQMLQTCHSCEVLPGELILAEVSDLSRCHQEVLDGRRGDQFKCLVAGFPSLCDTESQPSVEIKLLDSATLLAFSFSLLYDGEPMYQQQLLECILRALNQLTVGDTLILPILSSFTRFTAGLVFILHCCFRCITFACPTSQEPLRTSAALLCVGYRGLPNPVVKYLQHLSKLMSSLLDADSPQQVLQFVPMEVLLRGKLLEFLWDLNTAIAKRQLHLIVQAKRQQMTSDMSL; from the coding sequence ATGAACAAATGTAAGAAGCCTTACGTTGACCAGACTACAAACCTTGAAAAGTTCAGTCCTGAAATTCTTTCTGAAATCGAGAAGCTCTTTGCAAAGAAATTTACTTACACTAAGCCCATGAATAATGAATGGCACCTCCCAGATCCCAGTGATGCTTTTACCTGTGATCACAAGGAATTCAACTCACTCCTGGCTCTGAAGGACTCGATGAATGAAGTGAAGAATCAACTGAGTGATAAGAACCTGGATGAATGGCATCAGCACACCTCATTTACCAATAAAGCAGGGAAAATAATTCCTCATGTGAAGAAATCTCTGAACGCTGAGCTGTGCACCCAGGCCTGGTGCAAGTTTCATGAGATCCTGTGcagttttcctcttctgcctgaAGAAGCTCTTCAGGATGGAGAACTGAATTCTGTCCACCTCTGTGAAGCACCTGGAGCTTTTATAGCCAGCCTCAATCACTACTTGAAATCCCACCATGTCCCTTGCGACTGGAATTGGGTTGCTAACACTCTAAACCCCTATCATGAAGCAAATGACACCCTGATGATGATCATGGATGACCGTCTTATAGCAAATACATTGCCTTGGTGGTACTTTGGCCCAGATAACACTGGTGATGTGATGACGTTGAAACATCTAACGGGGCTTCAGAACTTTGTAAGCAATATGGCCACAGTTCACTTGGTGACTGCTGATGGCAGCTTTGATTGCCAGGGAAACCCGGGTGAGCAGGAGGCTCTCGTCTCACCCCTTCATTACTGTGAAACAGTCACTGCTTTAATGATTCTGGGCACTGGAGGTTCCTTTGTTTTGAAGATGTTCACGCTGTTTGAACACTGTTCTACCAATCTGCTCTTTCTGCTAAACTGCTCCTTTGAGGAGGTCCATGTCTTTAAGCCAGCCACTAGCAAAGCTGGAAACTCAGAAGCCTATGTGATTTGTCTTCGTTACATGGGCAGGGAAAGCATTCATCTGCTGCTTTCTAAGATGATACAGAACTTTGGAACAGAAATGGTCAACAAAGCACTCTTTCCCCAGCATACGCTACCAgaatcttttcttaaaatacatgaaGAGTGTTGCATGTTCTTCCACAAGTGCCAGGTAGAGACAATCTCTGAGAACATCCATCTCTTTGAGCACATGGAAGAAGCCGAGCAGGCGAAACTGAACAAGCTAAGAGACTGTGCAGTAGAGTTCTTCATGCAGAGGTTTCATATGAAACCCATTGCCAGAAATAACTGGCTTGTCAAGAAATCTCAGACCGGTTGCAGTATGAATGCAAAATGGTTTGGGCAAAGAAACAAGTATTTTAGTACGTACAATGAAAGGAAGATGCTGGAAACACTTACATGGAATGATAAAGTGGCAAAGGGCTATTTTAATCACTGGGCTGAAGAACATAGTTTAAATAATGCTGGTAAACTGTGCATCTTGGAAGGATCATCTTCTAACCTGGAGTGTAGCTTGTGGtacattttggaaggaaaaagactACCAGTGGTAAAATGTTCTCCGTTTTGTGATAGTCAAGTCTTGGAGAATCTTAATGAAGCTATGACAGAATTGGTGGGGGGGAGGCTGAAAAACAGACAAATGCTGCAGACTTGTCACTCGTGTGAAGTTCTTCCCGGGGAACTCATACTGGCAGAAGTCTCTGATCTTTCCAGGTGTCATCAGGAAGTCCTGGATGGAAGACGTGGTGACCAATTCAAGTGCCTTGTGGCGGGCTTTCCATCCCTCTGTGACACTGAAAGCCAACCCAGTGTGGAAATAAAGCTTCTGGACTCGGCCACGCTGCTggctttcagcttctctttgctCTACGATGGAGAACCAATGTACCAGCAGCAGCTTTTGGAGTGCATTCTGCGTGCGTTGAATCAGCTTACAGTGGGGGACACATTGATTTTGCCTATCCTCTCTTCTTTTACGCGCTTCACAGCTGGCCTGGTCTTCATTCTGCACTGCTGTTTCAGATGCATCACGTTTGCTTGTCCCACCTCCCAGGAGCCGCTAAGGACAAGTGCCGCTTTGCTATGCGTGGGCTACCGAGGCCTCCCAAATCCTGTTGTCAAGTATCTACAGCATCTGAGTAAACTAATGAGCTCTTTGCTGGACGCGGACTCTCCCCAGCAGGTTTTGCAGTTTGTGCCCATGGAAGTTCTCCTCCGGGGCAAGCTGTTGGAGTTCTTGTGGGATTTGAACACGGCCATCGCAAAGAGACAACTCCACTTGATTGTGCAAGCTAAGCGGCAGCAGATGACTAGCGATATGTCACTTTAA